The following proteins come from a genomic window of Paenibacillus sp. CAA11:
- a CDS encoding cell wall elongation regulator TseB-like domain-containing protein codes for MKNRTRWILVAIMAVILVFIGVYQYYIYVQKDTWKAEDAAILRAKKEAGLVQTTEVTKSVWDTVCWVVEGKNADGEDIMVWLDGDSAPHIELKSNGLSKQAMTNKVKSELPDARIVRLLPGVYEGQYVWQLFYKADDHYYYRFYRFSNGQPLSEQFTVPNR; via the coding sequence ATGAAGAACAGGACGAGGTGGATTCTGGTTGCTATAATGGCTGTTATACTGGTATTTATCGGCGTATATCAGTATTACATCTATGTGCAGAAGGACACCTGGAAGGCGGAGGATGCAGCGATTTTGCGCGCCAAGAAGGAAGCAGGACTGGTTCAGACGACGGAGGTAACGAAATCGGTCTGGGATACGGTTTGCTGGGTAGTGGAAGGCAAGAATGCCGATGGTGAGGACATCATGGTCTGGCTTGATGGGGACAGCGCTCCCCATATAGAGCTGAAGAGCAACGGCCTGTCCAAGCAAGCGATGACCAACAAAGTCAAAAGCGAGCTTCCGGATGCCCGAATTGTCCGGCTGCTGCCAGGTGTCTATGAAGGCCAATATGTATGGCAATTATTCTATAAAGCGGATGATCATTATTATTACCGATTCTATCGATTTAGCAACGGACAGCCTTTATCGGAACAGTTCACCGTGCCTAACCGATAG